A window of the bacterium genome harbors these coding sequences:
- a CDS encoding helix-turn-helix domain-containing protein: PGPGFPPARGGRETPIRPPNTRGMTKRFLTPQEVAELLRVSAAAIHRLLRRGELPSVRVGRAWRVDEAELQRWLRRHSSIVRGRDGRGELCLCGCGEQTITRGARFRPGHDGKLIHRLMTNDGLTFDAARKAVRQIQRPRVQGRLF, encoded by the coding sequence TCCGGGGCCGGGTTTCCCGCCGGCACGCGGCGGAAGGGAGACACCGATCCGACCGCCAAACACACGGGGCATGACGAAGCGGTTTCTCACCCCCCAGGAGGTTGCGGAGTTGCTTCGCGTTTCCGCGGCGGCGATCCATCGCCTCCTGCGGCGGGGCGAACTTCCCTCCGTCCGCGTCGGCCGGGCCTGGCGGGTCGACGAGGCGGAGTTGCAGCGGTGGCTCCGCCGCCACTCGTCGATCGTTCGCGGTCGCGACGGGCGCGGAGAGTTGTGTCTCTGCGGCTGCGGCGAGCAGACGATCACTCGGGGCGCCCGATTCCGGCCCGGCCACGACGGCAAGTTGATCCACCGGTTGATGACGAACGACGGTCTCACCTTCGACGCCGCGCGCAAGGCGGTCCGTCAGATTCAGCGACCCCGCGTGCAGGGGCGGCTGTTCTGA